One Thalassoglobus sp. JC818 genomic region harbors:
- the metH gene encoding methionine synthase, which produces MNSTEDQLNQILEERVLLLDGSMGALIFSNNPQEEDYRGERFKNHPVDLRNAADILVLTQPQLIEQIHRDYLEAGSDIIETDTFTASIITLEEYKLSDLTYEINKTAAELARRAADDYTKKTPDKPRFVAGSIGPTNRQLSMNADEPGARPVKFDQMAASYAEQVRGLIDGGVDILLPETSFDTLNMKAALVAIDQVFREKNVRLPVMSSCTIFEGGRSMTAQTVEAFYTSVSHFPLFSVGLNCALGPKQIRPYVEALSRVADCHVSCYPNAGMPDGMGGFDSNPEEVAAVIGEMAQNKWVGIVGGCCGTTPEFIRQIAKHVDSTKPRTRPGRKAVSSYSGLERFELTESSNFCMVGERTNVTGSRKFARLIREEKFDEALSIAHGQVEGGANIVDVNMDEGLLDSVAYMEKFLWLLSDDSLSVPIMIDSSNWKVIEAGLKCVQGKGIVNSISLKEGEEKFLEQAQIVRRYGAAAVVMAFDEEGQAVTADHKVAICKRAYQLLTEKAGFPPEDIVFDPNILTVATGMEEHNNYAVEFFDAIRRIKQECPGAKTSGGVSNVSFSFRGNDVVREAMNACFLYHAIAAGLDMGIVNAGQLEVYDEIEPKLRELIEDVLFNRHPEATDRLIEYAEEIKNSSRGKQSDASALAWRENTVEERLKYSLLKGITDFIVEDTEEARQKYGRPLNVIQGPLMDGMNVVGELFGTGKMFLPQVVKSARVMKKSVAYLEPYMEQEKREAGLENAPGRGVVVLATVKGDVHDIGKNIVGVVLRCNNFDVIDLGVMVACEKILEVAQEKNADIIGLSGLITPSLEEMIIVAKEMNRTGFQVPLLIGGATTSARHTAVKIAPNYDSPTVHVVDASLSVPVVESLLDDDRREAFITKNMEKQEKDRSEFNKRQDRNLVSYNDACQRRFATDWKSVDIPEPGFLGSRQIENQSLEELREFIDWSPFFSTWELRGKYPKIFDDEHVGEEARKIFADANKLLDRIITEKRLTARGIYGFWPANSIGEDIYVFGQNDLERKSDPIAIFPMLRQQWERKGQKDFRSLTDYIAPLESGRRDFIGAFAVTTGHGCDELVAEFLAEHDDYNSIMTKAIADRLAEAFAEYLHMKSRIEWGYDQADSLTNDDLIAEKYRGIRPAFGYPACPDHTPKERLWKLLDAEKATGIQLTESFAMFPAASVSGLYFAHPESRYFSVDRVTKDQVTDYAKRSGMTLEQTERWLSPNLGYTP; this is translated from the coding sequence ATGAATTCGACCGAAGACCAGCTAAATCAGATTCTTGAAGAGCGAGTTCTTCTTCTCGATGGATCGATGGGAGCATTGATTTTTTCGAACAATCCTCAGGAAGAGGACTACCGAGGAGAACGGTTCAAGAACCATCCCGTCGACTTGCGAAACGCGGCGGACATTCTCGTCCTCACCCAGCCTCAACTCATTGAACAAATTCACCGAGACTATCTCGAAGCGGGTTCGGACATCATCGAAACCGATACGTTCACCGCGAGCATCATCACTCTCGAAGAATACAAACTGTCGGATCTGACTTACGAAATCAACAAGACAGCTGCGGAACTTGCTCGACGCGCAGCAGACGATTACACAAAGAAAACTCCTGACAAACCTCGCTTCGTCGCAGGGAGTATCGGTCCAACGAATCGCCAGTTGTCGATGAATGCCGATGAGCCTGGAGCTCGTCCTGTCAAATTCGATCAGATGGCAGCTTCGTATGCAGAACAGGTGCGAGGTTTGATCGATGGAGGAGTTGATATTCTCCTCCCGGAAACATCCTTCGACACGCTGAACATGAAAGCGGCACTGGTTGCTATCGATCAGGTCTTCCGTGAGAAGAACGTTCGCTTGCCGGTCATGTCGTCGTGTACGATTTTCGAAGGTGGTCGCTCGATGACCGCCCAGACAGTGGAAGCGTTCTACACATCAGTCTCACACTTTCCGCTGTTTAGCGTCGGCCTGAACTGTGCACTGGGACCGAAACAGATTCGCCCGTATGTCGAAGCACTCTCTCGTGTCGCCGACTGCCACGTCTCCTGCTATCCCAACGCCGGAATGCCAGACGGCATGGGTGGGTTCGACTCGAATCCGGAAGAAGTCGCTGCCGTCATTGGAGAGATGGCACAAAACAAATGGGTCGGTATTGTCGGCGGATGTTGTGGAACAACGCCGGAGTTCATTCGGCAAATCGCCAAACACGTTGACAGTACGAAACCACGCACTCGACCCGGCCGGAAAGCTGTCTCAAGCTACTCCGGTCTCGAACGATTCGAACTGACGGAAAGCTCGAATTTCTGCATGGTCGGGGAGCGGACGAATGTGACCGGTTCACGGAAGTTCGCTCGATTGATTCGGGAAGAGAAATTCGATGAAGCTTTGAGTATTGCTCACGGTCAAGTTGAGGGCGGAGCGAATATCGTCGATGTCAACATGGACGAGGGGCTCCTCGATTCTGTCGCTTACATGGAGAAGTTTCTGTGGCTTCTCTCGGACGACAGTCTCTCCGTGCCGATCATGATCGACTCCTCGAACTGGAAGGTCATTGAGGCAGGACTCAAATGTGTTCAGGGCAAGGGAATCGTCAACTCCATCAGCCTCAAAGAGGGTGAAGAGAAGTTTCTCGAGCAGGCGCAAATCGTACGCCGATACGGAGCCGCTGCTGTTGTGATGGCCTTTGACGAAGAAGGTCAGGCTGTCACAGCGGATCACAAGGTGGCGATCTGCAAGCGAGCCTATCAACTGCTCACAGAGAAAGCTGGGTTCCCGCCAGAAGACATCGTTTTCGATCCGAACATCCTCACCGTCGCGACGGGAATGGAAGAGCATAACAACTACGCTGTTGAGTTCTTCGATGCCATTCGACGGATCAAGCAGGAATGCCCGGGGGCGAAGACGTCCGGAGGTGTGAGTAACGTTTCGTTTTCATTCCGAGGGAACGATGTTGTCCGTGAAGCGATGAATGCATGCTTCCTCTATCACGCGATCGCTGCCGGTCTCGATATGGGAATCGTGAACGCTGGGCAGCTTGAAGTCTACGATGAGATTGAACCGAAGCTTCGCGAACTAATTGAAGACGTTCTATTCAATCGTCATCCGGAAGCGACCGATCGACTCATTGAATACGCTGAGGAAATCAAGAACTCATCGCGAGGCAAACAGTCCGACGCAAGTGCCCTCGCATGGCGGGAGAACACCGTTGAAGAGCGTTTGAAATATTCGCTTCTCAAGGGAATCACCGACTTCATCGTCGAAGATACAGAAGAAGCCCGGCAGAAATACGGACGACCGCTGAACGTCATTCAGGGTCCTTTGATGGACGGTATGAATGTCGTCGGAGAGTTGTTCGGAACAGGCAAAATGTTCCTGCCGCAAGTGGTGAAGTCCGCCCGCGTGATGAAGAAATCGGTCGCGTATCTTGAACCATACATGGAGCAGGAGAAACGCGAAGCCGGTCTTGAAAACGCTCCCGGTCGCGGAGTCGTTGTGTTGGCAACTGTCAAAGGGGACGTCCACGACATTGGGAAGAATATCGTGGGTGTGGTTCTGCGTTGCAACAACTTCGATGTGATTGACCTCGGTGTCATGGTTGCCTGCGAGAAAATCCTGGAGGTCGCACAGGAAAAGAACGCGGACATCATTGGGCTGTCGGGGCTCATTACGCCATCGCTTGAAGAGATGATCATTGTCGCCAAAGAGATGAACCGGACTGGCTTTCAAGTTCCGCTGCTGATCGGTGGCGCGACAACGTCTGCTCGCCACACGGCGGTCAAGATCGCTCCGAATTATGATTCACCGACTGTGCACGTCGTGGATGCATCTCTCTCTGTTCCGGTTGTTGAGTCTTTGCTCGATGACGACCGTCGAGAGGCGTTTATCACAAAGAATATGGAAAAGCAGGAAAAAGATCGGTCAGAGTTCAATAAGCGACAGGATCGAAATCTCGTTTCATACAACGATGCCTGCCAGCGACGGTTCGCAACCGACTGGAAGAGCGTCGATATTCCCGAACCAGGATTCCTCGGGAGTCGACAAATCGAGAATCAGAGCCTCGAAGAACTTCGCGAATTCATCGACTGGTCGCCGTTCTTCAGCACATGGGAACTCCGCGGCAAATACCCCAAGATTTTCGACGATGAACATGTTGGTGAAGAGGCTCGAAAGATCTTCGCTGACGCCAACAAGTTGCTCGATCGTATTATCACCGAAAAGCGACTGACCGCTCGTGGAATCTACGGATTCTGGCCAGCAAACAGTATCGGCGAAGACATCTATGTCTTTGGTCAAAACGATCTAGAACGTAAGAGCGATCCGATCGCGATCTTCCCGATGCTTCGACAACAATGGGAGAGAAAAGGACAGAAGGATTTCCGATCACTGACAGATTACATCGCTCCACTTGAGTCCGGTCGACGTGACTTTATCGGGGCATTCGCTGTCACTACTGGACATGGCTGCGATGAACTGGTGGCTGAATTCCTGGCCGAACATGATGACTACAACTCCATCATGACAAAGGCGATTGCAGACCGACTCGCAGAAGCCTTCGCAGAGTATCTCCACATGAAATCGAGAATTGAGTGGGGATACGACCAAGCTGATTCTCTGACGAACGATGACCTTATAGCAGAGAAGTATCGAGGAATTCGACCAGCTTTCGGATACCCAGCTTGCCCTGACCACACTCCGAAAGAACGATTGTGGAAGTTGCTCGATGCCGAGAAGGCGACTGGAATTCAGCTGACTGAGTCCTTTGCGATGTTCCCAGCGGCATCAGTGAGCGGGCTGTACTTTGCACATCCTGAATCGCGGTACTTCAGTGTCGACCGCGTGACAAAGGATCAGGTCACCGACTACGCAAAGCGATCCGGAATGACGCTGGAGCAGACCGAAAGGTGGCTGTCTCCGAATCTCGGATACACCCCGTAA
- a CDS encoding adenylosuccinate synthase: MSVTAVVGLQWGDEAKGKIVDLLTDQHEVVVRYLGGNNAGHTVMFGGQTYKLSLLPAGILRPGVTSVIANGVVINPKALLSELDSIVKQGVDPGNLLISDKAHVIFPYHMVEEAVLESHRGDKAIGTTMRGIGTCYRDKYGRTHAIRMGDLLRKDLFRERLNDVYETKKLLINAMDAKAELPPVDEIFDEYMGYADILKDRVIDTTSYLHRALREGKSMLFEGAQGSLLDIDHGTFPYVTSSNSSGCGIQAGSGVPSRRIDRVIGVVKAYTTRVGGGPCPTELEDETGQHIRDEGNEYGTVTGRPRRCGWFDAVATAHGARVSGIDCIAVMLLDVLSKLDEVKICEAYEIDGERTTDFPSQLDDLAKAKPIYRTLPGWKTDITGVRRLEDFPAEARAYIDCVSELLESKVGFVSIGPDREQTVIL, translated from the coding sequence ATGTCAGTCACAGCAGTAGTTGGTCTCCAATGGGGAGACGAGGCCAAAGGAAAAATTGTCGATCTTCTGACAGACCAGCACGAAGTTGTTGTGCGATATCTGGGAGGAAATAACGCTGGCCATACTGTGATGTTTGGCGGGCAGACTTATAAACTGTCGCTGTTGCCAGCGGGCATTCTTCGCCCCGGCGTGACCTCGGTGATCGCCAATGGTGTCGTGATCAATCCCAAGGCGCTCCTGAGCGAACTCGACTCAATCGTGAAGCAGGGAGTTGATCCGGGAAATCTCCTGATCAGCGACAAAGCTCACGTTATCTTCCCGTATCACATGGTTGAAGAAGCGGTCCTCGAATCTCATCGCGGCGACAAAGCCATCGGAACAACGATGCGAGGAATCGGTACTTGCTATCGTGACAAGTACGGCAGAACGCACGCGATCCGGATGGGGGACTTGCTCCGCAAGGACTTGTTCCGCGAACGACTCAATGACGTCTACGAAACGAAGAAGTTGTTGATCAACGCGATGGATGCCAAAGCCGAATTACCGCCTGTCGATGAAATCTTCGACGAGTACATGGGCTATGCGGACATCCTCAAAGATCGAGTGATCGACACTACGTCCTATCTGCATCGAGCACTCCGAGAAGGCAAGTCGATGTTATTTGAAGGCGCTCAAGGGAGTCTTCTGGACATCGATCACGGGACATTTCCGTATGTCACCTCTTCCAACAGTTCAGGCTGTGGAATTCAAGCTGGCAGCGGCGTTCCGAGTCGGCGCATTGATCGCGTGATCGGAGTGGTCAAAGCTTACACAACACGTGTCGGTGGAGGTCCATGCCCGACAGAGTTGGAAGACGAGACTGGACAGCACATTCGTGACGAAGGCAACGAATACGGCACCGTCACGGGCCGTCCGCGTCGATGTGGATGGTTCGATGCCGTCGCCACCGCTCATGGAGCTCGCGTGTCGGGGATCGATTGTATCGCCGTCATGTTGCTTGACGTTTTGAGCAAGCTGGACGAAGTCAAAATTTGCGAAGCTTACGAGATCGATGGCGAGCGAACGACTGATTTCCCAAGCCAACTCGACGACCTCGCGAAAGCCAAGCCGATTTACCGAACCCTGCCCGGTTGGAAAACGGACATCACTGGCGTGCGTCGACTCGAAGACTTCCCCGCCGAAGCCAGAGCCTACATCGACTGTGTTTCTGAACTTCTCGAATCGAAAGTTGGATTCGTCTCGATCGGTCCTGACCGTGAGCAAACAGTCATTTTGTAG
- a CDS encoding Dabb family protein: protein MKVVFQGVGILALFAACMILTRGQEQNVSAEENEKTVLRHVVLFKFKDDATKEQISKVVEEFGKLPEKISEIQDYEWGTNNSPEGHDKGHTHCFLVSFKSEADRDAYLPHPAHQEFVKILLPILDDVTVVDYWATN, encoded by the coding sequence ATGAAAGTCGTCTTTCAAGGCGTTGGAATCCTGGCACTCTTCGCTGCGTGCATGATTCTGACACGTGGTCAGGAGCAGAATGTGAGTGCGGAAGAGAACGAAAAAACCGTGCTGCGGCACGTTGTCCTGTTCAAATTCAAGGACGATGCGACCAAAGAGCAGATTTCGAAAGTCGTGGAGGAATTCGGAAAGCTTCCCGAGAAGATCTCTGAGATTCAGGACTACGAATGGGGAACGAACAACAGCCCTGAAGGACACGATAAAGGTCACACTCACTGCTTCCTGGTGTCGTTCAAAAGCGAAGCAGACCGAGACGCATATCTTCCCCATCCTGCCCATCAGGAATTCGTCAAGATCCTCCTACCCATTCTCGACGACGTAACTGTTGTGGATTATTGGGCGACAAATTGA
- a CDS encoding fatty acid desaturase, giving the protein MSTLIDQPDVLEDIDQPSVNEEGLVSVDADQDTKDQEMSESAIARQELLSYFEPRQLTWKNLDPVVATWMTGMHLGALAAPFFFTWEAVAVAVVLHWLTCSIGICLAYHRCLSHRSLKLKWPAKVVATFFGVIAGEGGPIRWSGTHRVHHGHSDNPGDPHSPLDGPWWAHLWWMMLKNPKRKDELLQKYYVPDLMKDKTMVFFERTFALWLWATGLTLLYVGGLPMLLWGMCVRMVFAYHSTWFVNSATHLWGYRNYETTDQSRNLWWVAILAYGEGWHNNHHAHPRLARAGHKWWELDPTWWAISLLRKIGQATDVDDRIPAESSAQA; this is encoded by the coding sequence ATGTCAACACTCATCGATCAACCTGATGTTCTCGAAGATATCGACCAGCCATCCGTCAATGAAGAAGGATTGGTTTCCGTCGACGCTGATCAGGATACCAAAGACCAAGAGATGAGCGAATCAGCTATCGCTCGTCAGGAACTCCTGTCTTACTTCGAGCCACGACAACTCACCTGGAAAAACCTGGATCCGGTCGTTGCGACATGGATGACAGGCATGCATCTCGGAGCACTGGCCGCCCCGTTCTTCTTCACTTGGGAAGCAGTCGCTGTTGCTGTCGTCCTGCACTGGCTGACATGCAGCATCGGAATCTGCCTAGCTTACCACCGTTGCCTGTCACACCGATCTCTGAAACTGAAGTGGCCTGCCAAAGTGGTCGCGACATTTTTCGGAGTGATCGCTGGTGAAGGTGGACCGATTCGTTGGAGCGGAACTCACCGCGTTCACCACGGCCATTCTGATAACCCCGGCGATCCACACTCCCCACTTGATGGCCCTTGGTGGGCACATCTCTGGTGGATGATGCTTAAGAATCCAAAACGCAAAGATGAGCTCCTGCAGAAGTACTATGTTCCGGATCTCATGAAAGACAAAACAATGGTCTTTTTCGAGCGAACATTCGCGTTGTGGCTTTGGGCGACTGGCTTGACTCTGCTGTACGTTGGTGGCCTGCCGATGCTGCTGTGGGGGATGTGTGTGCGAATGGTTTTCGCTTACCACAGCACCTGGTTCGTCAACTCAGCGACACATCTCTGGGGATACCGGAACTACGAAACAACTGATCAGTCACGTAATCTCTGGTGGGTTGCGATTCTCGCTTACGGCGAAGGCTGGCACAACAATCACCACGCACACCCAAGGCTCGCACGAGCTGGACACAAGTGGTGGGAACTTGATCCAACATGGTGGGCGATTTCGCTCCTGAGAAAAATCGGTCAAGCGACCGATGTCGACGACCGAATTCCCGCCGAATCATCCGCACAGGCGTAA
- a CDS encoding glycosyltransferase family protein: MAKVVYSLAGEGRGHATRSKTIIDQLVKRGHRVYVFAPAVAYELLSEVYQDSERVFVEEIPGLVFHYRNERVDFAGTTLGTIEYVRGLPLLVSRLQNRLDQIEPDLAITDFEPALPRAAKLAGVPWISVNHQHFLVVSDFHSLPRSLRTKAWLMSKVVGQYYRDPAKMVVSSFYFPPLKERYRDTVQTGVLLRDQVVNAVPEKHDHVVAYLRRFATEKMLDSLANCGSRVKVYGLGERPRLGSIEFCPISNSGFLEDLRTCKALVSSAGNQLVGEALFLKKPVLVFPEAKNFEQEINARYLEQSGGGTWVGYSEFGENVMREFLESLSQFQCNIPREALNGNTRTMQVIDHFLPTPKRTPIFSQQLAVAGV, from the coding sequence GTGGCCAAAGTTGTTTACAGTCTGGCAGGAGAAGGACGAGGTCATGCCACGCGTTCAAAGACGATCATCGACCAGCTCGTAAAACGTGGGCATCGCGTCTATGTCTTTGCTCCGGCTGTCGCGTATGAGCTTCTCTCGGAAGTCTATCAGGATTCAGAACGGGTCTTCGTTGAAGAGATTCCCGGTCTCGTCTTTCACTATCGAAACGAACGAGTCGACTTCGCTGGTACAACTCTGGGAACGATCGAATACGTCCGAGGGCTTCCGCTACTCGTCTCTCGCTTGCAGAACCGATTGGATCAGATCGAACCTGACCTGGCGATTACAGATTTCGAACCGGCTTTGCCTCGGGCAGCAAAACTCGCGGGCGTGCCCTGGATCAGCGTGAACCACCAGCACTTCTTGGTCGTCAGTGACTTTCATTCGCTGCCGAGATCGTTGCGCACCAAAGCCTGGTTAATGTCGAAGGTGGTGGGACAGTACTACCGCGATCCTGCGAAAATGGTCGTCTCTTCATTCTATTTTCCGCCTTTAAAAGAGCGGTATCGGGATACCGTTCAGACCGGTGTTCTGCTGAGAGATCAAGTCGTCAATGCTGTTCCCGAGAAACACGATCACGTCGTTGCTTACTTACGGCGATTTGCAACGGAGAAAATGCTCGACTCCCTCGCGAATTGCGGATCGCGAGTGAAGGTCTATGGCCTCGGGGAACGCCCCCGCTTGGGATCGATCGAATTCTGTCCGATCAGTAACTCTGGGTTTCTGGAAGACCTGCGGACATGTAAAGCATTGGTCTCCAGTGCGGGGAACCAACTCGTTGGAGAAGCACTCTTCCTGAAAAAGCCAGTGCTGGTCTTTCCGGAAGCGAAGAATTTCGAGCAGGAAATTAACGCCCGGTACCTTGAACAGTCGGGCGGAGGAACCTGGGTGGGCTATTCTGAGTTCGGCGAGAACGTAATGAGAGAGTTCCTCGAATCACTGAGTCAGTTTCAATGCAACATCCCTCGCGAAGCTCTCAACGGAAATACGCGTACGATGCAGGTCATTGATCACTTCCTTCCGACTCCGAAACGGACTCCGATCTTTTCTCAGCAGCTCGCTGTAGCTGGAGTTTGA
- a CDS encoding UDP-2,3-diacylglucosamine diphosphatase: MRHDEVNLSRTDTSVRAMFLSDIHLGCRHSQAKKLLDFLSDYRPQYLYLIGDIIDGRSLRRKWRWAPELSEVLLRLMDLASQGTVIRYAVGNHDDFLRNQELRNQLSRFQMVEFAEEFVHQTIDEKKFLVIHGDRFDRIEQSAKWVSVVSSWVYEGLLTLNQAWSFLVNQQLFGEYSFSARVKRSVKSVVKYISEFEQKIADHAKKMGCEGVICGHIHTPVKTEIDGLTYCNTGDWVENCTALLEHHDGTLELKYGPSSRSEHLSTDIASTATQRPLVLRPRPVPSGTRAASTATQS, encoded by the coding sequence ATGAGACACGATGAGGTCAATCTCTCTCGGACCGACACGTCGGTGCGTGCGATGTTTCTCAGCGATATCCATCTCGGATGCCGCCACTCGCAAGCAAAGAAGCTTCTCGACTTTCTCTCCGACTACCGACCGCAATATCTCTACCTCATCGGAGACATCATTGACGGTCGAAGCCTCAGGCGAAAATGGAGATGGGCTCCCGAGTTGTCCGAGGTGCTGCTGCGGCTCATGGATCTTGCATCCCAGGGAACAGTAATTCGCTATGCCGTCGGGAATCACGATGATTTCCTGCGAAATCAAGAGCTGCGAAACCAACTCTCACGCTTTCAGATGGTCGAATTCGCTGAGGAATTTGTTCACCAAACAATTGATGAAAAGAAGTTCCTGGTGATTCACGGCGACCGCTTCGATCGCATTGAACAGTCTGCGAAATGGGTCTCAGTTGTCTCTTCCTGGGTATATGAAGGGCTCCTGACACTGAATCAGGCGTGGAGTTTTCTCGTCAATCAGCAGCTCTTTGGCGAATACTCATTCAGTGCGCGTGTGAAACGCAGCGTGAAATCAGTCGTTAAATACATCAGTGAGTTCGAACAGAAAATTGCCGACCACGCGAAAAAAATGGGCTGTGAAGGCGTGATCTGTGGACACATTCATACGCCTGTGAAAACGGAGATTGACGGACTCACGTACTGCAACACAGGTGACTGGGTTGAGAACTGTACCGCATTGCTGGAACACCACGATGGAACCCTCGAACTGAAATACGGTCCTAGCAGCCGATCTGAACATCTCTCGACTGACATCGCTTCCACCGCGACACAGCGACCACTCGTCTTGAGGCCAAGACCCGTTCCAAGCGGAACACGAGCCGCTTCAACGGCAACGCAGAGTTGA
- the hpt gene encoding hypoxanthine phosphoribosyltransferase produces MHDVRCLISESEIHAAVERLGHQISDDFVDSELTVLGILTGSIVLVTDLMRRIAVRHQLGLIQASSYRGETTHPGELIINLDTLPEIRGRDVLIVDDIFDTGRTMTKVQRELERFQPRRIRSAVLLWKKSRTEGPVRPDYHCFEIPDEFVVGYGLDYNGEYRHLPYIGVLPPQS; encoded by the coding sequence ATGCATGATGTCCGTTGCTTGATTTCCGAATCAGAAATCCATGCTGCCGTCGAACGACTTGGTCACCAGATCAGCGATGATTTCGTCGACTCAGAATTGACGGTGCTTGGAATTCTGACGGGAAGTATCGTCCTGGTCACCGACCTGATGCGGCGGATCGCGGTGCGTCACCAGCTTGGATTGATACAAGCTTCAAGCTATCGCGGAGAAACGACACATCCGGGAGAGTTGATTATCAACCTCGACACTCTCCCGGAGATTCGTGGTCGCGATGTTTTGATTGTCGACGACATTTTTGACACCGGTCGAACGATGACAAAAGTACAGCGAGAACTCGAGCGATTTCAGCCACGCCGAATTCGTTCCGCTGTCTTGCTCTGGAAGAAGTCTCGAACCGAAGGTCCCGTTCGACCGGATTATCACTGCTTCGAAATTCCCGACGAATTCGTAGTCGGATACGGACTCGACTACAACGGAGAATATCGGCACCTACCTTACATCGGTGTTCTTCCACCACAGAGTTAA
- the aroF gene encoding 3-deoxy-7-phosphoheptulonate synthase, with amino-acid sequence MIVVMKPHPTPEMIQTMVARVEKMGLKAHVIEGTERTVIAAVGDERDGGREALESYDEVEKVMPILAPYKIASSETKPEPTVIRVRDLVMGGGNVGVIAGPCSVESEEQIMESARKVKAAGATGLRGGAFKPRTSPYAFQGMKEEGLKLLAAARDETGLAVVTEVMTPHHVELVAKYTDVLQIGARNMQNYHLLQAVGEVRKPVLLKRGASATMDEFLLAAEYILDQGNQEVALCERGIRSFEAHTRFTLPLATVPYLRQRTHLPVVIDPSHGTGIASLVPPMCTAAVAAGADGLIIEVHPDPKNAMSDGAQSLTPEAFEKVMVQCRKVADALDYKMS; translated from the coding sequence ATGATCGTAGTGATGAAACCACACCCGACCCCTGAAATGATTCAGACCATGGTCGCTCGCGTTGAGAAAATGGGCTTAAAAGCACATGTCATTGAAGGGACTGAGCGAACGGTCATCGCAGCTGTCGGTGATGAACGCGACGGTGGCCGCGAGGCACTCGAGTCATACGACGAAGTGGAAAAAGTGATGCCGATCCTCGCCCCCTACAAAATCGCCAGCTCGGAGACGAAACCGGAGCCAACGGTCATTCGAGTTCGTGATCTCGTCATGGGAGGCGGCAACGTCGGCGTGATCGCGGGGCCTTGTTCGGTCGAGAGTGAAGAGCAGATCATGGAATCCGCTCGCAAAGTCAAAGCAGCGGGAGCAACGGGCCTTCGTGGGGGAGCGTTCAAACCTCGGACAAGCCCTTACGCTTTCCAGGGCATGAAGGAAGAGGGACTCAAATTACTCGCAGCTGCCCGAGATGAAACGGGCCTGGCTGTCGTCACCGAAGTGATGACCCCTCATCACGTTGAGTTGGTTGCGAAGTACACCGACGTTCTTCAAATCGGTGCGAGAAACATGCAGAACTACCATCTGCTTCAGGCAGTGGGTGAAGTGCGCAAACCAGTGCTGCTTAAGCGTGGGGCCTCAGCGACGATGGATGAGTTCTTGCTGGCAGCTGAATACATCCTCGATCAAGGAAACCAGGAAGTTGCGCTTTGCGAGCGTGGCATTCGATCATTCGAAGCCCATACTCGATTCACTCTTCCACTGGCGACTGTCCCGTACCTGCGGCAGCGAACTCACTTGCCAGTCGTCATCGATCCGAGCCACGGGACTGGAATAGCTTCGCTTGTTCCGCCAATGTGTACCGCAGCTGTCGCTGCCGGAGCGGACGGACTGATCATCGAAGTCCATCCCGATCCAAAGAACGCCATGAGCGATGGAGCCCAGTCGTTGACTCCGGAAGCTTTCGAAAAAGTCATGGTGCAGTGTCGCAAAGTTGCAGACGCCCTCGATTACAAAATGTCTTGA